One Miscanthus floridulus cultivar M001 chromosome 11, ASM1932011v1, whole genome shotgun sequence DNA window includes the following coding sequences:
- the LOC136492063 gene encoding uncharacterized protein, whose protein sequence is MGRGPLDHLPVVGETAPGASASSPVLLGGGGDALGLATARPEAEADKSEARALGKRAVSLVALTAEVEPAPADTEAVPPPLLLQRRVAVPKRLQPRSSGKRPAEVPSLAPLKALKVNPSSTAHGVVEVQAGIQRGAASVGADPKELVAQGEAAEAALTQAGEGAPTPREAEACESDGPRRPWSLRPLRPRPPRTSEAEATEAGVSRTTEAAVAEARAPGTTEAGAAEADVSAAKLAAQEVEMKEAETSVPPSVQGPPPLRESAREVEVHSISSDDTSRGKEGADAEAASTMEQPASTSGEGSSALVWELEAWSLRKSIFLRRERDIWDQLQRQKDLLARANELLSTRSIEVEDLRLRWLEKEVSRVAEASVAVQAALEAEIGEHTVPRSATRALHTGIKHALAVITSHYIGVDLKAISDGYVLPVDDEEADEEVAKLMKAAEGLGTALAKLFEEEVVPPMPSADAGDPEP, encoded by the exons atggggcggggtcccctggaccatctccccgtCGTTGGGGAGACAGCGCCCGGGGCATCGGCGAGCAGCCCGGTgcttctaggaggaggaggagacgcctTGGGCCTGGCGACCGCCCgccccgaggccgaggccgacaagtccgaggcacgggcgttaggaAAGCGTGCCGTCAGCTTGGTGGCCTTGACGGCAGAGGTGGAGCCGGCACCGGCGGATACAGAGGCCGTGCCACCGCCACTGCTGTTGCAGAGGAGGGTCgccgtgccgaagcggttgcagccccgctcgag CGGGAAGCGTCCTGCGGAGGTGCCCTCCTTGGCgccacttaaggcgctcaaggtgaaccccagctccaccgcccacgGGGTGGTGGAGGTGCAAGCCGGCAtacaacgtggcgcggcgtcggtgggggccgacccgaaggagctggtcgcccaaggagaggctgcCGAGGCGGCCCTGACACAGGCAGGGGAGGGAGCGCCTACGCCCCGCGAGGCCGAGGCCTGTGAGTCAGATGGGCCGAGGCGCCCTTGGTCACTGAGGCCACTGAGGCCGAGGCCCCCCCGGAcctccgaggccgaggcgacggaggccggggtgtccaggaccaccgaggccgcggTGGCAGAGGCTagagcccctgggaccaccgaggccggggCGGCGGAGGCCGACGTGAGCGCGGCAAAGCTagcggcccaggaagtggagatgaaggaggCAGAAACCTCAGTACCGCCCTCGGTCCAAGGCCCGCCgccgttgcgggagagcgcccgggaagtggaggtccattcgatctcctctgatgatacttcccgggggaaggagggggcggatgccgaggcggccagcaccatggAGCAGCCAGCTTCGACttctggcgagggaagctcggccctggtgtgg gagctcgaggcctggTCCCTCAGGAAGTCGATCTTCCTCCGacgggagagggacatctgggaccagctccagcggcagaaggacttgctcgctcgtgccaacgagcttctgtcgacGCGGAGcatagaggtggaggacctccgccttcgct ggttggagaaggaggtttcCCGGGTTGCCGAGGCTTCCGTCGCGGTGCAGGCAGCGCTCGAGgctgagatcggggagcacacCGTGCCGCGGAGTGCCACCC gggcgctgcacacgggcatCAAGCATGCCCTGGCTGTCATCAcctcgcactacatcggcgtcgacctcaaggccatcagcgatggctacgtcctgcctgttgatgacgaggaggccgacgaggaggtcgcgaagctgatgAAGGCAGCGGAGGGCCtcggcacggcgctggccaaacTGTTCgaggaggaggtggtccctcccatgCCGTCCGCtgatgctggagaccctgagccttga